One sulfur-oxidizing endosymbiont of Gigantopelta aegis genomic region harbors:
- a CDS encoding DUF3240 family protein produces MQRCILKLILTNELYDEMTDTLLTFPTRELEFLGVSVQAHTKMLADISEQVSGFKQKMVIEITTDEHEAKAIFQFLKNNLTEASFEGQLFPLLEL; encoded by the coding sequence ATGCAACGCTGTATTTTAAAACTCATACTAACCAATGAACTTTATGATGAAATGACGGATACTTTGCTCACTTTTCCGACGAGGGAGTTAGAATTTCTAGGGGTTTCTGTTCAGGCACATACAAAAATGCTTGCTGATATCAGTGAGCAGGTTTCAGGCTTTAAACAAAAAATGGTCATTGAAATAACGACCGATGAGCATGAAGCCAAGGCAATATTTCAATTTCTCAAAAATAATTTAACCGAAGCCAGTTTTGAAGGGCAGTTATTTCCTCTTTTGGAACTTTAA